In the Acropora muricata isolate sample 2 chromosome 10, ASM3666990v1, whole genome shotgun sequence genome, one interval contains:
- the LOC136888145 gene encoding deacetylase EF_0837-like isoform X1, translating into MAAAPFDLIIRNGRVIDPANDLNEIADVGVKEKKITSVVPHIEERGQEEFDASGCIVTPGLIDCHVHIYQHVTPLGVNVDETCLARGVTSVVDAGSAGATTFPGLRKFIAEKSKTRVLSLLHISAHGLASAGCTSLVKGGECDSLNQVDPDLCIKCINQNRDLIVGVKVRLSASVANDGANEEEAFRRALSVTAKNNVPLMTHHTFSTVPVVETNLEQKSLTCPGSLRAGDIYTHCFHGFPSTIINPDTGQIYSDAHNARKRGVLFDMGHGQGSFSWTVAEICAKEGFWPDIISSDLHVESVDGPAYDLLTVMSKMLHVGMPLIDIIKSVTMTPAAAIGRIDLIGSLSLGRPADITVIRIEKVDFDLEDCHAHLRRIKQRFVPVAVWKDGVRFKTFSAHPFPNAAKFKELASSQDELVIKDNV; encoded by the exons ATGGCGGCGGCCCCTTTCGATTTAATAATTCGAAATGGTAGAGTTATAGATCCAGCCAATGACCTGAACGAAATTGCAGACGTTGgagttaaagagaaaaaaattacctCTGTCGTTCCCCACATAGAAGAAAGAGGACAGGAAGAATTCGATGCGTCCGGCTGCATTGTAACTCCAGGTCTCATAGACTGTCACGTGCATATTTATCAACATGTCACACCACTGGGTGTGAATGTTGATGAAACATGTCTGGCCAGAGGTGTCACTTCTGTGGTGGATGCTGGCAGCGCAG GTGCTACTACCTTCCCAGGACTTCGTAAGTTTATAGCAGAAAAGTCAAAGACCAGGGTCTTGTCACTACTTCATATTTCAGCTCATGGGTTGGCTTCAGCAGGCTGTACTAGTTTGG TGAAAGGGGGAGAATGTGATTCACTTAATCAAGTTGATCCTGACTTGTGCATCAAGTGTATTAACCAAAACAGAGACTTGATAGTGGGAGTAAAAGTTCGTCTTTCAGCCAGTGTTGCAAATGATGGCGCCAATGAAGAGGAAGCCTTTAG GAGAGCTCTGAGTGTGACGGCAAAAAATAATGTTCCCCTTATGACACATCACACATTTTCAACAGTTCCTGTCGTGGAAACAA ATTTAGAACAAAAGAGCCTGACATGCCCGGGAAGCTTGCGTGCTGGTGATATATACACCCACTGCTTTCACGGTTTTCCAAGCACCATCATCAACCCGGATACTGGACAAATCTACAGTGATGCTCATAATGCTCGAAAGAGAGGGGTACTGTTTGACATGGGCCACGGGCAAGGCTCTTTCTCTTGGACCGTGGCAGAGATCTGTGCAAAAGAGGGCTTTTGGCCGGACATAATTAGTTCTGATCTGCACGTGGAGTCAGTGGATGGCCCAGCCTACGATTTGTTGACTGTAATGTCAAAAATGTTGCACGTTGGAATGCCTCTTATTGACATCATCAAATCAGTTACCATGACACCTGCAGCTGCAATTGGCCGTATTGATTTGATCGGCTCTCTGAGCTTAGGCCGGCCAGCAGACATTACAGTTATACGTATTGAGAAAGTTGATTTTGATCTTGAAGATTGTCACGCACATTTGAGAAGAATCAAACAGCGTTTTGTCCCTGTCGCGGTGTGGAAAGACGGTGTTCGCTTCAAGACGTTTTCGGCGCATCCGTTTCCCAATGCGGCTAAATTTAAGGAATTGGCCTCTTCTCAAGATGAGCTTGTTATTAAGGACAATGTTTAA
- the LOC136930579 gene encoding uncharacterized protein has protein sequence MERQLQQKGIKWVFQAPAAPHMSGVSERLVQITKKQLKNATGDELLSDFELRTPLAEVDSIVNNRPITAVSEDRDDSSALTPNNFLLQRATQLPPGVFVNEDLFSRKRWRKVQFLVDHY, from the coding sequence ATGGAACGGCAGTTGCAGCAGAAGGGCATCAAGTGGGTATTTCAGGCACCTGCCGCCCCCCATATGTCCGGAGTATCGGAGCGTCTGGTACAGATTACGAAGAAACAGCTTAAGAATGCAACTGGAGATGAACTTCTCAGTGATTTCGAGTTGAGGACACCGTTAGCTGAAGTGGATTCCATAGTTAATAACCGTCCTATCACTGCTGTTTCAGAGGATCGTGATGACTCCTCAGCACTTACGCCCAACAATTTCCTGTTGCAAAGAGCTACTCAACTTCCACCCGGTGTATTTGTGAATGAAGATTTGTTCTCCAGAAAGCGGTGGAGAAAGGTGCAATTTCTCGTCGATCATTACTGA
- the LOC136888145 gene encoding deacetylase EF_0837-like isoform X2: MAAAPFDLIIRNGRVIDPANDLNEIADVGVKEKKITSVVPHIEERGQEEFDASGCIVTPGLIDCHVHIYQHVTPLGVNVDETCLARGVTSVVDAGSAGATTFPGLLKGGECDSLNQVDPDLCIKCINQNRDLIVGVKVRLSASVANDGANEEEAFRRALSVTAKNNVPLMTHHTFSTVPVVETNLEQKSLTCPGSLRAGDIYTHCFHGFPSTIINPDTGQIYSDAHNARKRGVLFDMGHGQGSFSWTVAEICAKEGFWPDIISSDLHVESVDGPAYDLLTVMSKMLHVGMPLIDIIKSVTMTPAAAIGRIDLIGSLSLGRPADITVIRIEKVDFDLEDCHAHLRRIKQRFVPVAVWKDGVRFKTFSAHPFPNAAKFKELASSQDELVIKDNV, from the exons ATGGCGGCGGCCCCTTTCGATTTAATAATTCGAAATGGTAGAGTTATAGATCCAGCCAATGACCTGAACGAAATTGCAGACGTTGgagttaaagagaaaaaaattacctCTGTCGTTCCCCACATAGAAGAAAGAGGACAGGAAGAATTCGATGCGTCCGGCTGCATTGTAACTCCAGGTCTCATAGACTGTCACGTGCATATTTATCAACATGTCACACCACTGGGTGTGAATGTTGATGAAACATGTCTGGCCAGAGGTGTCACTTCTGTGGTGGATGCTGGCAGCGCAG GTGCTACTACCTTCCCAGGACTTC TGAAAGGGGGAGAATGTGATTCACTTAATCAAGTTGATCCTGACTTGTGCATCAAGTGTATTAACCAAAACAGAGACTTGATAGTGGGAGTAAAAGTTCGTCTTTCAGCCAGTGTTGCAAATGATGGCGCCAATGAAGAGGAAGCCTTTAG GAGAGCTCTGAGTGTGACGGCAAAAAATAATGTTCCCCTTATGACACATCACACATTTTCAACAGTTCCTGTCGTGGAAACAA ATTTAGAACAAAAGAGCCTGACATGCCCGGGAAGCTTGCGTGCTGGTGATATATACACCCACTGCTTTCACGGTTTTCCAAGCACCATCATCAACCCGGATACTGGACAAATCTACAGTGATGCTCATAATGCTCGAAAGAGAGGGGTACTGTTTGACATGGGCCACGGGCAAGGCTCTTTCTCTTGGACCGTGGCAGAGATCTGTGCAAAAGAGGGCTTTTGGCCGGACATAATTAGTTCTGATCTGCACGTGGAGTCAGTGGATGGCCCAGCCTACGATTTGTTGACTGTAATGTCAAAAATGTTGCACGTTGGAATGCCTCTTATTGACATCATCAAATCAGTTACCATGACACCTGCAGCTGCAATTGGCCGTATTGATTTGATCGGCTCTCTGAGCTTAGGCCGGCCAGCAGACATTACAGTTATACGTATTGAGAAAGTTGATTTTGATCTTGAAGATTGTCACGCACATTTGAGAAGAATCAAACAGCGTTTTGTCCCTGTCGCGGTGTGGAAAGACGGTGTTCGCTTCAAGACGTTTTCGGCGCATCCGTTTCCCAATGCGGCTAAATTTAAGGAATTGGCCTCTTCTCAAGATGAGCTTGTTATTAAGGACAATGTTTAA